Proteins encoded by one window of Yamadazyma tenuis chromosome 2, complete sequence:
- a CDS encoding uncharacterized protein (COG:C; EggNog:ENOG503P545), with protein sequence MSVTKFPPLLSDDDLQKYKVPLKWRDRCAFYFALYQTCLIRQSANGSVDCGHDKHAWEECENLDLIRRKQELAQVKQARKEEA encoded by the exons ATGTCAGTAACCAAATTTCCTCCGCTTC tttCCGATGACGACTTGCAAAAATATAAGGTTCCTTTGAAATGGAGAGACAGATGTGCGTTTTACTTTGCATTATATCAAACATGTCTTATTAGACAAAGTGCAAATGGCTCTGTGGATTGTGGACACGATAAACATGCCTGGGAAGAGTGTGAaaacttggatttgataaGAAGAAAGCAAGAGTTGGCACAGGTGAAACAAGccagaaaagaagaagcataG
- a CDS encoding uncharacterized protein (COG:C; EggNog:ENOG503PTN1): protein MGHSEHYEFQAIPPISELDEHNVPLLHRDSCANPLINYYKCLDKGLTFCSSTKDEFYKCQYYLLKKRLDDGH, encoded by the coding sequence ATGGGACACAGTGAACATTACGAGTTTCAGGCGATTCCACCCATCAGTGAGTTGGATGAACACAACGTGCCCCTTTTGCATAGAGACTCTTGTGCCAACCCTTTGATCAACTATTACAAATGTTTGGACAAAGGACTTACCTTCTGctcttccaccaaagaTGAGTTTTACAAATGCCAGTACtatttattgaagaagcGGTTGGACGACGGCCATTAG